In Oreochromis aureus strain Israel breed Guangdong linkage group 6, ZZ_aureus, whole genome shotgun sequence, the genomic window CTGGCAAATTTCTGTGTCAGTGAGCACAAGTATCCTTCTGGATGTCTGACTGGTTTTTGTGATAACGTAGACTTGTCTATAGAAAACTTAGAATACAGTGCACCGAAATAGGCATGCACTCGAGGTGACGGACTGCCCAGTGAACatcaaaaaagtataacagaagCCTACTCAGCCATCAGGTCTCTAGCCATTTGAGTTTGTCCACAATGGAGTAAAATCAAAGCAAGAGACAGCTCCTGCTTTTCTGCCTATCCCAAATACCTCTGTTAGACTGCACCTCTTCCACCTAGTCTGTTTATATTTCTTCATCTGAGACATGCCAACGTTAGTCAGAGCTCATGGCCAAATTCCAGCCAGTGTACACAGTTTGTCTCAGTCCGAGCTAGTTTCTGCTTGCCTTTCTTCCAGACTTTGCATTGCCGGTTTCCTGGAGACATGGGACTGTCTTGTTGTTAAGATTCCAAACCAGATCATCTGCCAGCTTGGCAATTTTTTTACCAGACGGGTTTGTTTCAGTTCCTCTTTCCGCTAAGACTAAAATCACATCTGTGGTTTGCTGTGCAAGTTTCCCCCAAGGTACCACAGGAAAGCCTGCTTTTGTCCAAGTGTATTCTTCTTTTGACCAGCTTCCACAGGTCATGGCCCAAGAACTCAGTGTGAGAACCAATTTCTGCTTTGATTTTAATGGGGCTGTGCAGCTAGTCCCACTAGAGAAGGATAGGTAGCACATTTaagcagtggttagcactgtcacctcacagaAACAAGGTTCTCCGCTTGAACATTATGGTCAGCCGGTGCAACTCTGCATGTTCTCTATGTGGTTCATTGAGTTTCCACTTGCAGTCCAGAGACCGCTTTCTTAAGGTTAACTAGCATCTCCAAATTATCTGTAAGACTTGACATTATCTGTCGCTCTGTTCATCTTAGAGAGGGCTCCAGCCcagttgtttaaaataaatggacTTGTGGATGGCTTCAGGGACCCATCTTCAAACCATCCAGCCAGCCTTGTGCCAAAATAATGGAGTGGTTACAGCTGTTTAAAGCATTTCAATAATCCTCTTGATGCCTTCACAAGGATTTATCCAAATAGTTGTTCTGATCTTGTTCTGGCATTTGAAGAACACCAGTACACCAGTATAAGGAATCTACTGAGTCACAGGACTGTCATCTGCCAAGGTTTATCGGGCACATTCAGACACGATAACATAACCTTTttgattttggtccccacataACTATATTTTCTGTATCCTGTTACCAAAGTCCATGTCTTTATTAGGCATTGATTTTCTGCTTTGTGGTTTCTGTATGGTCCGAGCCACACAGGCTTAATGACCACTCGGTAATCATCCGGCAACCACTGGTAATgaggttaaaaataaatatatattcacGTTTCCTGAACCCCTGACCAGTTGGGAGCTGGTGTTGACAGTTGCTTTGAGATTGATTGCTGAAGCCTCATTCACACAGGCCTAGGGATCAGTCAGTGACCCACTGGCAACCCCAGGTTGTTTAGGAAAAGTATGTATCCCCCAACCAGCTGGTGAGTAGTTGCTGACAGTTGCCAGTGTGACAGTGGTTTGCATAGAGGGTGACGACTTGTCTGCACAAATCGGGCAATCACAAGAACGTTGTGGATGCAGCACTCTTGGAGACAGATTTCACCTAGCATCACCCAGAAACCTCCAGGAACAACTTGCCAATCCTTTGGGAACTGCAAAGGATAACTACAAAGGAGTCACCCAGGCTCTCTAGGCCTAGGTGACTAAACTGCAGAGTTCTATAGCATTAAATACAGAATATTTAATCTGTCGCTGACTTTAATAAAACTTCTTTATTATGCTTGTGAAAGTCTGGTTGCCAGACAAAACTTACAAAAGTTATCATTCCGTTTCTAccacacatttatacatttcTGTGCAATTTAGtttacatggaaaaaaaaagtcctgtcaagtaaaagaggaaaagaaaaacatctgggTCTGAAGAGCAGGAGCGAACAACACAAATACCTGATCTGGCAGGAGGGGTGAACTTTTTAAACTTATATACACAACAGCTTAagtcacaaaaaacacattacatatgATGAGTCAGACAAAACCAACGGTTTGCCACTTGAACTCTCCAAGTCAGTTTGTTGCCCAGTTGTTATATGGAAAGACATTTAcaggtgtttgtttgtgtccagCGCACAATGTTTCAGTTCCTAACACAAAACAGCTGAAAGAAGTCATAAACTATCAAAGGCAAAACACTATGTCTTTTCCGTAACAGTTCAACTAGAGCTGGAACTGATGACATTTGTGCACTGAGGTTCGCAGAAAGAGCCAAAGCGCCCATATACATCTTTGGCTCGAACAGCAAAGTGATACGTGGAGCCAGACTGGAACTGGGTCAGCGTACAGGCCATAGGCAGTGGAAGGGCCTTCACCTCCCCAATTTTCTTCCAGTGCTGCTGAGATGCATTGCTGTTAGAGTTGTCTTGATGAAAGGCATAAAGGTGATAGCTTTCTACAGCTGCGCAGGTCCGATCAACTTCTCCAACACACCAGGAGAGCACTATACCAGTCTGACTCTGCACCAGCTTTAGCTGAGGTTGTTGAGGAGGTGAGGTCCGTTCAGCCTCTGGGGGTAAGCGTGATGGTGCGGGTGCAGGAGGGAGTGGTGGAAGCGCCATGCTGGAGCCTCGAGTCGGTGTAGTGGTTACACTGCGGGATTTTAATGTAGcatcctgcaaaaaaaaaagaaatctggtGTCACagcttgttcttcttttttagtTGTGGCAAAAGGATCATTTGTGCTTTGAAAAGCTAACAGCTGtagtttttacagaaaaaaaaaaatctattaataGCTTTAGAAACCAAGCATCAGCAAATCATGTGCAAATAACAATTCACCAAGACTTAAACATGGAAGTTACAGAACAAAAAAGTAGGGAAGTGCATGTGTGAGAAATATTTGGAATGCAGTTCTAAAAGCTCACCACTGGGGGGCGGTGATGTACTGTCAACTGAGGATTGCCAGAACTGTTCTGATTGCTTAGAGGGGATGCTCTTGCTCCTGTATCTGAAgataaaagcacacaaaacaagaaacttAGAGTGTATGTATAATTTAGAATTAAAGCACAGGATACATATGCATAGGCATCTGCCTAAATTACTAGATACTTTGTAATTTGCCAGAGTCATAAAATTATTTGTTTAGTGTAATTTGGTGCTCTTACTGTTGTGGATGCTGATGACTGGGTTAGTGCGTGGGCTTGGTGAGGGAGTTGTAACAGTAGCATTCTTCACTCCAGTCACTGAAAACCATAAAACATAACATAATTAGCCTTAATAACATATATTAGGGgaagtaaaaacacaaaacaaaaagaagttcGCCAACTCTTCTAACCTTGGACATCATCATCGTCTTCGGTGAGGTCAATTACGGAGCCTTTGGGTCGTGTCGCTGGTGCAGCTGCTTTAGATGTAGCGGTTCCTGTAACTTGGTTGTCTGAGAAATACAAAATCTAAGTTTAGTACCAagttaatgaaaatgaaatgtcaGCAGCAGCTCCGTGCGCTTCAGTCATCCTCACCTGTCTTTGATGTCAGAGACATCCCCTGTGGAGGTCCTGGAGCAGTGGATCCAGTTGCAGCCGGCCCAGATGCTGTAGGTGAAGAGACTGAAGACATGGCCCCGACTACAGAGACAGACTGAGCTGGTGTCCGGGCCGTGGTCACAGATACCCCAGCATGGGGTGTAGTTATTGCCCCTGCACCCCCTTGATACACAGCACGAGCAAGAGAGATCTGGCCAGAGGACATCTGGGCACTGGAGCCATGGAGGGCTGGGACAGTGGCCACGGCTGGTGCTGAGGCTGTGGTCGTCGCAGGTGCAGGCTTGAGTATAAACGTGGCGGTAGAAGCAGTGGTTTTGGACTTGTTCAGTGAGCTGGCTGCAGACAAAGAGGAGACGGGGATGTTGACCAGTGTCCCTGCCTGGCCGTTCACTGATAAAGGCAACTGGATGAGAAGCGGCTGGCCTGGAGCCATCATGCTACTCCCAGGGGCAGTCTTCAGGAGGAGGGTGCCCGTTTGACTCTGGGTGGTACTGCCAGTGGCCAAGGTGGAGGCGGGGTTAGAGTTGGATGTGATCAGCTGCAGGATAGGGGTCTGCTGAACCATGGCAGTTGAAGTGGAGGTGGGAGTTGGAGCCGAAGCTGCAGCAGGGGCTGAAGCTGCGGCAGGGGTTGCGGTAGGAACTGGAactactggggaaaaaaaaaaaaaaaaaaaaaaaaagacttgttaGAAGAGACTTGGAAATATCTGCACAGTGCACAGGGTACACTTTTGCTCAAAAGAGACTGTCAATCATTTGTTAATTGCTAATAAAGGTGATGGCAGTTAAAAACCCATCCCAGCATGATGTGGACAAAAGATTTTGAGACATCTATGCAAAAATACAACATGCAGAAAAATTCAATGACACTTTTCCACACTGCTCCTGGAAAACTTGAAAGGTAAGATGACCCATCTTCTGTAATTCTGTCATGGTCAATAAACTTCAAATTACAAACATGGCTTCTTAACAGGAATAAACATTAAAGAGCAGCCAGAGGTTTGATACGCTCACTTTCACGGTGTTTGTGTAACCAACTCAATTAACATTGCTGACAATTAAAACTAGGCAATATTTTTTCGTATATGTAATTGGCTACATTGTAAGCACTTGCTAATAAGttgactgttttcttttttctgaatgtTTCGGTGTATTGTGAAAACTAGATGTGATAAAAACAATTCtggtaactaaaataaaattaaaacaagacttttcaaaaaaattgtgaaaactaattttttaaaaaagagtgtaGGAGAAAGTTTAGTATTTATAATGTTTGGTAAAAAATGTATCAATTTTCAGAaagttcagtgtttttattctaactgttgtactgattttcttAAATCTTGTCTCGGACATATGCCCTCCATACATGAATAACTATAAAGATCAAAACTAAGTGTGAAACGAATAAATactaaaacaaaactaaacattttaaacaatgaacactaaacagaaacaagaaaattcCTTCTGGAAACTAACTAAACAGAATTTTAAACAAAAggttcaaatgaaataaaaataaaaacgaatTAGAAAATACAGAACTATAACAACTATAACAATttcctgaaaaaacaaaaaacaaaaaataaagaacaaaaaagaggGTTTGACTCTGCTGTTTACAAAAGTCTCACCACTATTTGCAGCACATGCAGCAGAGTATGCATCAGAACTGAGCAAACTATGGTGCAGAGTTGAGCCAtgtcttcacaataaaacaacagcTAGGTTTGTGAAGTAAACTAGCAGGAAGCAGATCTGCCATaaagaaatctgccaaatcaaacatgcagagctcTGCTGTGGAAACCGCTCATAAATAAGGAAGCAGACAAAAGCAACTTTCTGTTGCTAGAAAGTAAATAGATAAAGATGCAAGTCTAATGTGCCACTTGTTTAACTGTGTAAGTATGCATTGGGGATATAGTATACTTTGGCTATTATTTGAAGATCACTCTAAACTGTTTTGAAATGACTGCATTGTTGTGTCAAATCCTAGCTTTATCTGTCACAGCTTGCAATGGATcccattttcatttattatttagcCGATACACCAATACCTGAATTTGTACTACCTAAAACCTGGAATAGGCCCCAAATACCCAATACTGGTCAGGCTTCAAGAACACACAAAGAATGAACAACATGCAAACCCACATGAAGAAAAAAGTTTAAGATTCAAAACTCCCACAAGAAGCAATTAATTCTGTcgaagaacaaacaaacaaaacgcgCACAACATTTAccataaaaaaagacaaaaaaagatctTTGTTACTCACCTGCTGTGCTGGATGAAGAAACAGTTGTGGATGTCTGCTTTACCTCCATGGAAGTCCAGACTGGCCTGTTTAGAAAGATTGCTGATACTTAGAGTTGTTGACACTTGAAGTTGCTTATGTCCTTTACAGGATGAAGACTGAATGAGGTAAAGTGCTGACATTTAGTTTTATTCCATGTAACACAGTCATCTTTGTGGTAGGACCGCAAGTCAAACTTAAAGCGTGTGTCCAAGTTTTCACAAAATCATTCATCGGTATTTAACTGCAGTTCGCTCTCTTCAAGCATGGCGCCAACTTCACAAAGTCTGTCAGCAGAGATTAATATCCTTTTCAACATGATCATTTTTAAGAACACCTACAAAGATCTAAGTGACTGGAGGGTGATATTTAGACAAAATGTTTATATATGTTCTACCACGAATAATGACAATTGTCCCAGTATGCTTCAGTTCCTGTAGTGTTTAAGCGTCAAAACGACATGCCAGTTCTTTCCTCGTACTCTCGAAAAAACTCCGGCCTTCTCTTTACTCGCAGTATTTCATTGATAACGTCTCGAATTTCTCTCCACTTCTCACAAGACAGCACAGGAAATCGACGCTCAATGTACATCCTCATCGCCCTCCTCAAGTTTATGGGCAGGGCCTCTTTGCCCAATAATCCAACGTAGTTGACCTTTGCAACCCAGTCACAGTAGACATCGTATGGCACTAAGTAGCGGAAAATGTACGAGGCGTAGCGGTCAGGTCTGGGGTTCCCTGAGCTTCTCTTGCAGTTGTGGTAGAGCACGTTTTCCAAGTGCGAGGGAATCGTACGGAGTTTAATGTCTGCTCTGCATTTCCCTTCATTGTACTCTGCCAGCTTTCTCGCCATGGCAACATGGCGGGACATAtctgcttcctcttcctcctccatttCCTCGTCTTCTCCCTCCATCTTGACAGACAGTGCCGGAGTCTTATCAACAGAGGGCACCAATCCCTCTCTGGGCACCTCAGGCTGCGGCTCTATTGTCTGTCGACGGAGCACGCTGTTGGGAGGAGAGGTGCAGTTTTAACTACACTCTGCACTGCCTGAAGAAACGCTCAGGCTTCATATTGTAGAACGTCACAAGACTCAGGACCTGGACCCATGTGGGGTTACTTTGCAGGTGCAAAACACACACTGGggcatgtgtttgtttattccAAACAAGTCTTTAGAAATATTTGGAGCGAAATTAAGACTTTCAAAAAGATGGTCCTGACAAACCGAACAAGGGACATAGATTCTTGTTTCCAAAAAAGTATGGATTTAGAGGACGTAAGGATTGATATTCTGTCCATTTGTTTGTAATCTAGTGATTACACTTAGCAACCCGGGACAATGTCAACTATTCACAGTGTAACGGTTTCGTGTGTACTAAGTACTTGCTTTAGTCCGGTATTGTCACGTTCATACAAAAGCAAAATTAtattcacacaaaatatcatCGTGCACAAACTGCTATATGATTCAAAGATTACATGTTTAAATACACTGATGCTGTCAGTTTTGAAACCTCAAAATTAGACTGACAAGTGGACTGTCAAAGGTGTGAACTTCCACTGAAGGGactaaaatgtctttaaaaagcCATGGAGATTTGCTTCTCAAATACATGACTTAACATACAAAGCATAGCTTACAGGGATCTAGACTGAAAATGAGTCCTGAACACTTACCGCTGAGCTTGAGGGTTATTCGTAACCGCTGCAGTCTTggcagcagtagcagcagcagcagcagcagcaagtgcctgtagaaaacaaataagaagtTTAAACGTTTTTCAGGACATCACCTGCATgccaaatggaaacattttaaCAAGTTACAAAAAAACATCTTACCTCTTGTTTCCTTTTATTCTCTGATACCTGATTGGCCTCTCCAAACTTTTTTGATAGTCGGGCAATCTTGGCCTGAAGAGAAACACCAAGTAGACTTTAGATACTTGTCAAATGAAAGCAGAGCATCTTCCAATGCCCAACATGTTCTCCTTATAGAACAAATTTAATTTCACATAAAAGGTCAACCTGCACTCACTTGGAGTGTGTTAATGGCAGCTTGGTGTTTAGTGGCACAGTCAATTTTGTCTACTCTGTCCTTCAGCTCTTGGAAATGTTTGTCGAAAATGGTGAGCTCCAACACCTTCAATCGCTCCTCCACTAACTGCTGCACAATCTGAGAAGAAGAATAAGGTGAAAGGGATGAAATGTTAAGAAAATGGGTGAAGAGAAACTTTTATTTATCCAAGTTCAGCTAGATCAGTCAAAATGATTATAATTAAGGCCGCATAGcactgtgaaaaaaatgaagtcgGCATCAATTATGCTGTATCTGTGAACGGCTAGGATGGGTGAGTccgaaatatattttaaatcataaaaaaaCCTCACCCGGATTTTATGCAACCAGTGTTTAAGACCTATTAGAGTTCAAGCATATCTGAATAGTCGAATACAAACCTTCCCGAGTTTATGATGACTGCCAGCTTTTGTAGTAATTTTAAGTTCCAGTTGGGCCTCCAACTCCTCACGGTCCATCTTGGGCCTCTTGCCCTCTATTTTTACAGTTTGCCCATCTTTTTCAGAGCCCTCCGATAAAGTGCGTTTCAGTCCCGAGGTTGAGCTCCTCTCCTCTTTCACTGCTTagcaaacaaagacaaacaccaaaatatttaaactttaaacagaaCCAGTAACAGTGACTTTCAATAAGAACATTTGTTGGGTCTCCCTTTCAGTGGCCTGGGGCCCTCAAAAAGAACTGCATACCTCCGAAggctttattttctgtttctattgACACTGCCAGTATGAATGCCAAAGTTATGTAAAAGCTGGTCGGAGGTTAGTTAGCAATTGAGTCAAAGGCATGTCCTAATATAAGCTCAGTCCATATTTATATGGACTTTACCAGTGGTTCCTTAGTCTGTGacgctgttttcttttttacaagCTAGCATTAAGAGCCGTTGTTTACATGATTAACATTTTTCCAGTGTTTACACctggtgttttttcttcttcttctgtttgtttgacCAATCAGCATATGAACTGAAGTCTAAACGAATCCCTGTAAACTTACAAAGGGTCCTCTTGTGCTGGATGAGTCCCTAGCCTGAAGTAAAAACAACACCAAATATAGAGTACTAACTGCAATCTTTTCCTACTCCTGCAGTCACACACTTCCTCCAACTCCAAGAACTGCAAAAAAGTTCCATGTATCAAACTGCAATATCATCCAGGAAATTTATTACAGTAAAATGACATTCAAATGATACATTTCCTGTGACAAAAAAACCTTTCCCTTCAGGATCAGGGGAAGCTGATTATCCCAATGTAAAGTATGCAAGGATTCTGCATTCTGACTTGAAATCTTACCAAATCATTCATGATTTGAGTACAGTGTTACATTATCTTATTAACATGTCATGTAGTATATAATTGCTTTTTGCGTAGCAACATCCACCATCTCATACCTGTATCAGATGGTGGAGTGGACGATGGTCGAGATGGCTTTGAGGCTTGTCCCACATtcgttttttcctttttgggcTCCACTTTTACAGAGTCCACCTCCATCTTTTCCTCACACGTCGAGCCTTTCTTCACATCCGCTTTGTCAGTCTCTACTTCTTTTATGTCATCATCTTTGATTTCCGCTGATTGTTTTTGGTCCGTACAAGAAGAAGCTGGATTGGGTatagaggaagaagaagaggaagagtcGGAAGTGGTACATTTAGGAGAAGAAGGCTTTTCATCTGGTACTTTGGCTGTGGAAGCCTCAGTTTCCATTTCCTTTGTAGTGTCACTATCTGTTTCCATTGGTTCTGTGAAGTCAGATACTGCAGGTGGCACAGGTGTAACCGAACCTTTCAGTGGCTCCACTGCCAAATCTACAACTGGGTCCTCTTCCGCAGTGTGGTCCTCCTgaggaaaattaaaaaagataaCCAATTAAACATTTTTCGGGCTCTCCACTTTCAATACGAACTACAGTATAAACtcataacattttttaaaataaatacaaaggtATCTGACAGTT contains:
- the LOC116321353 gene encoding activating transcription factor 7-interacting protein 1 isoform X1; its protein translation is MEVIVTEEKKKIFRARKTMKISDRQQLENLHGTLLTVGTSLSNPSPPPLMNGTHKEDGQKVGDKEQNNILDLNTPQTTPPVSPTALSSPTPSLSLNLSPSPPSSSPKGLEEMTAPRSPVDPLNFNLKKVEEDEKKDGTPSSSSEPVTPARTDCKGQQEKGTEVIPAEEKKKEDHTAEEDPVVDLAVEPLKGSVTPVPPAVSDFTEPMETDSDTTKEMETEASTAKVPDEKPSSPKCTTSDSSSSSSSIPNPASSCTDQKQSAEIKDDDIKEVETDKADVKKGSTCEEKMEVDSVKVEPKKEKTNVGQASKPSRPSSTPPSDTAVKEERSSTSGLKRTLSEGSEKDGQTVKIEGKRPKMDREELEAQLELKITTKAGSHHKLGKIVQQLVEERLKVLELTIFDKHFQELKDRVDKIDCATKHQAAINTLQAKIARLSKKFGEANQVSENKRKQEALAAAAAAATAAKTAAVTNNPQAQRPVWTSMEVKQTSTTVSSSSTAVVPVPTATPAAASAPAAASAPTPTSTSTAMVQQTPILQLITSNSNPASTLATGSTTQSQTGTLLLKTAPGSSMMAPGQPLLIQLPLSVNGQAGTLVNIPVSSLSAASSLNKSKTTASTATFILKPAPATTTASAPAVATVPALHGSSAQMSSGQISLARAVYQGGAGAITTPHAGVSVTTARTPAQSVSVVGAMSSVSSPTASGPAATGSTAPGPPQGMSLTSKTDNQVTGTATSKAAAPATRPKGSVIDLTEDDDDVQVTGVKNATVTTPSPSPRTNPVISIHNNTGARASPLSNQNSSGNPQLTVHHRPPVDATLKSRSVTTTPTRGSSMALPPLPPAPAPSRLPPEAERTSPPQQPQLKLVQSQTGIVLSWCVGEVDRTCAAVESYHLYAFHQDNSNSNASQQHWKKIGEVKALPLPMACTLTQFQSGSTYHFAVRAKDVYGRFGSFCEPQCTNVISSSSS
- the LOC116321353 gene encoding activating transcription factor 7-interacting protein 1 isoform X3, whose amino-acid sequence is MEVIVTEEKKKIFRARKTMKISDRQQLENLHGTLLTVGTSLSNPSPPPLMNGTHKEDGQKVGDKEQNNILDLNTPQTTPPVSPTALSSPTPSLSLNLSPSPPSSSPKGLEEMTAPRSPVDPLNFNLKKVEEDEKKDGTPSSSSEPVTPARTDCKGQQEKGTEVIPAEEKKKEDHTAEEDPVVDLAVEPLKGSVTPVPPAVSDFTEPMETDSDTTKEMETEASTAKVPDEKPSSPKCTTSDSSSSSSSIPNPASSCTDQKQSAEIKDDDIKEVETDKADVKKGSTCEEKMEVDSVKVEPKKEKTNVGQASKPSRPSSTPPSDTAVKEERSSTSGLKRTLSEGSEKDGQTVKIEGKRPKMDREELEAQLELKITTKAGSHHKLGKIVQQLVEERLKVLELTIFDKHFQELKDRVDKIDCATKHQAAINTLQAKIARLSKKFGEANQVSENKRKQEALAAAAAAATAAKTAAVTNNPQAQRPVWTSMEVKQTSTTVSSSSTAVPVPTATPAAASAPAAASAPTPTSTSTAMVQQTPILQLITSNSNPASTLATGSTTQSQTGTLLLKTAPGSSMMAPGQPLLIQLPLSVNGQAGTLVNIPVSSLSAASSLNKSKTTASTATFILKPAPATTTASAPAVATVPALHGSSAQMSSGQISLARAVYQGGAGAITTPHAGVSVTTARTPAQSVSVVGAMSSVSSPTASGPAATGSTAPGPPQGMSLTSKTDNQVTGTATSKAAAPATRPKGSVIDLTEDDDDVQVTGVKNATVTTPSPSPRTNPVISIHNNTGARASPLSNQNSSGNPQLTVHHRPPVDATLKSRSVTTTPTRGSSMALPPLPPAPAPSRLPPEAERTSPPQQPQLKLVQSQTGIVLSWCVGEVDRTCAAVESYHLYAFHQDNSNSNASQQHWKKIGEVKALPLPMACTLTQFQSGSTYHFAVRAKDVYGRFGSFCEPQCTNVISSSSS
- the LOC116321353 gene encoding activating transcription factor 7-interacting protein 1 isoform X4; amino-acid sequence: MEVIVTEEKKKIFRARKTMKISDRQQLENLHGTLLTVGTSLSNPSPPPLMNGTHKEDGQKVGDKEQNNILDLNTPQTTPPVSPTALSSPTPSLSLNLSPSPPSSSPKGLEEMTAPRSPVDPLNFNLKKVEEDEKKDGTPSSSSEPVTPARTDCKGQQEKGTEVIPAEEKKKEDHTAEEDPVVDLAVEPLKASSCTDQKQSAEIKDDDIKEVETDKADVKKGSTCEEKMEVDSVKVEPKKEKTNVGQASKPSRPSSTPPSDTAVKEERSSTSGLKRTLSEGSEKDGQTVKIEGKRPKMDREELEAQLELKITTKAGSHHKLGKIVQQLVEERLKVLELTIFDKHFQELKDRVDKIDCATKHQAAINTLQAKIARLSKKFGEANQVSENKRKQEALAAAAAAATAAKTAAVTNNPQAQRPVWTSMEVKQTSTTVSSSSTAVVPVPTATPAAASAPAAASAPTPTSTSTAMVQQTPILQLITSNSNPASTLATGSTTQSQTGTLLLKTAPGSSMMAPGQPLLIQLPLSVNGQAGTLVNIPVSSLSAASSLNKSKTTASTATFILKPAPATTTASAPAVATVPALHGSSAQMSSGQISLARAVYQGGAGAITTPHAGVSVTTARTPAQSVSVVGAMSSVSSPTASGPAATGSTAPGPPQGMSLTSKTDNQVTGTATSKAAAPATRPKGSVIDLTEDDDDVQVTGVKNATVTTPSPSPRTNPVISIHNNTGARASPLSNQNSSGNPQLTVHHRPPVDATLKSRSVTTTPTRGSSMALPPLPPAPAPSRLPPEAERTSPPQQPQLKLVQSQTGIVLSWCVGEVDRTCAAVESYHLYAFHQDNSNSNASQQHWKKIGEVKALPLPMACTLTQFQSGSTYHFAVRAKDVYGRFGSFCEPQCTNVISSSSS
- the LOC116321353 gene encoding activating transcription factor 7-interacting protein 1 isoform X2 → MEVIVTEEKKKIFRARKTMKISDRQQLENLHGTLLTVGTSLSNPSPPPLMNGTHKEDGQKVGDKEQNNILDLNTPQTTPPVSPTALSSPTPSLSLNLSPSPPSSSPKGLEEMTAPRSPVDPLNFNLKKVEEDEKKDGTPSSSSEPVTPARTDCKGQQEKGTEVIPAEEKKKEDHTAEEDPVVDLAVEPLKGSVTPVPPAVSDFTEPMETDSDTTKEMETEASTAKVPDEKPSSPKCTTSDSSSSSSSIPNPASSCTDQKQSAEIKDDDIKEVETDKADVKKGSTCEEKMEVDSVKVEPKKEKTNVGQASKPSRPSSTPPSDTVKEERSSTSGLKRTLSEGSEKDGQTVKIEGKRPKMDREELEAQLELKITTKAGSHHKLGKIVQQLVEERLKVLELTIFDKHFQELKDRVDKIDCATKHQAAINTLQAKIARLSKKFGEANQVSENKRKQEALAAAAAAATAAKTAAVTNNPQAQRPVWTSMEVKQTSTTVSSSSTAVVPVPTATPAAASAPAAASAPTPTSTSTAMVQQTPILQLITSNSNPASTLATGSTTQSQTGTLLLKTAPGSSMMAPGQPLLIQLPLSVNGQAGTLVNIPVSSLSAASSLNKSKTTASTATFILKPAPATTTASAPAVATVPALHGSSAQMSSGQISLARAVYQGGAGAITTPHAGVSVTTARTPAQSVSVVGAMSSVSSPTASGPAATGSTAPGPPQGMSLTSKTDNQVTGTATSKAAAPATRPKGSVIDLTEDDDDVQVTGVKNATVTTPSPSPRTNPVISIHNNTGARASPLSNQNSSGNPQLTVHHRPPVDATLKSRSVTTTPTRGSSMALPPLPPAPAPSRLPPEAERTSPPQQPQLKLVQSQTGIVLSWCVGEVDRTCAAVESYHLYAFHQDNSNSNASQQHWKKIGEVKALPLPMACTLTQFQSGSTYHFAVRAKDVYGRFGSFCEPQCTNVISSSSS